The stretch of DNA TGCCTATAAGATCCTGCGCACCCAGGTGCTGCAGCGGTTGGGTCAGAATGGCTGGAATTCCCTGGCAGTGACCAGTCCCGGGGCCCAGGAGGGCAAGACGCTCACGGCGGTCAACTTGGCCATCAGCCTGGCGATGGAGGTCAATTACACCGTGCTGCTGGTAGACGCAAATCTGCGTCATCCGAGCGTGCACAAGCTGTTCGGGCTGGAGCCGGAATATGGGTTGAGCGACTATCTCACCGGTGCGGTACCGATCGAGCAGATCCTGCTGCATCCCGCGGACATCGGACGGTTCGTGATCCTGCCGGGAGGTAAACCGCTGATCAATTCGGCGGAAATGCTGAATTCCCCGAAAATGACCCAGCTGGTTGAGGAGTTCAAGACCCGTTACCCCAGCCGGATCGTGATCTTCGATCTGGCGCCCCTGCTGAGCGCCGCCGATGCCCTGGCCTTCGCGCCCTACGTGGATGCGGCGCTCTTGGTGGTGGAGGAGGGCGCTACGCAGGACGAGGAACTGGACCGCGCCGCCGCCCTGCTCAAGGATACCCAGTTGATCGGTACCGTCCTGAACAAGGCGCAGCGTGCCATGGACGAGGAAGACGCCCCCCACAAGAGTTGGTTGCGCCGCCTGTTCGCCGGCAGCACCTGATCATGTACGAATCCTTCTACGGTCTGCGGGAGAAGCCCTTTTCCCTCCTGCCCGACCCGGGGTTTTTGTTTCTCAGCCCCAAGCATCGCATGGCCCTGGTGCTGCTGGAATATGGCCTGATGAACCAGGCCGGCTTCACCGTGATCAGCGGCGGGATCGGTACCGGCAAGACCACCCTGATCCGGCATCTTTTGAACAATATCGGCCGCGATACGACCGTCGGGCTGATCTCCAATACCCATCGTTCCTTCGGGGACCTCCTGCAGTGGATCATGCTGGCGTTCAACATCGAAGACCAGGGCCTGGACAAGGTTGGTCGTTACCGGGCATTTGTGGATTTCATGATCCGGGAATACGCCAAGAGCCGGCGCACGGTGCTGATCGTCGACGAGGCGCAGAACATGGCGCCGGAGACCTTGGAAGAGCTGCGCATGCTTTCCAACGTCAACGCCGATAAGGATCAGGTCCTGCAAGTGATCCTGGTGGGCCAGCCCGGCCTGCGGGATACCCTGCGCCGGGCCGATCTGGAACAATTCGCCCAACGCATCGCGGTGGACTACGATCTGGAACCCTTGGAAGCCCACGAAACCCGGGAGTACATCCGGCATCGTTTGGCAACCGCGGGGGGTGACCCGGACCTGTTCGAGGACGAAGCGTGCGCAGTGGTTCACGAGGCCAGCCGCGGTGTGCCACGGCTCGTCAATCTGCTCTGCGACACCGCTATGGTTTATGGTTATGCGGAACAGGCGCCCCGGATCAACGCGGCACTGGTGCGCGACGTGGCCCGGGACAAGCGTAAGGGCGGCCTGTTCCCGAGTGGAGCGGGCGGTGGCGCCGCGCCCACCGGCCGGCAAGTGCCGGCGGCGGACGCGGCGCACGAGACCGCTGGCGCGGATGCGGGGGTTGGGCATCCGGACGCCCCCGTGGACGCCGCCGGTCCGGGAATT from Chromatiales bacterium 21-64-14 encodes:
- a CDS encoding general secretion pathway protein — translated: MYESFYGLREKPFSLLPDPGFLFLSPKHRMALVLLEYGLMNQAGFTVISGGIGTGKTTLIRHLLNNIGRDTTVGLISNTHRSFGDLLQWIMLAFNIEDQGLDKVGRYRAFVDFMIREYAKSRRTVLIVDEAQNMAPETLEELRMLSNVNADKDQVLQVILVGQPGLRDTLRRADLEQFAQRIAVDYDLEPLEAHETREYIRHRLATAGGDPDLFEDEACAVVHEASRGVPRLVNLLCDTAMVYGYAEQAPRINAALVRDVARDKRKGGLFPSGAGGGAAPTGRQVPAADAAHETAGADAGVGHPDAPVDAAGPGIHEKKNYS
- a CDS encoding exopolysaccharide biosynthesis protein, with the translated sequence MERIKEALEKARQERLAGGGLVAGRPTATPPGQIVYSQTRTVEIARALLRENRVVAGLEPGGLADGYIDAYKILRTQVLQRLGQNGWNSLAVTSPGAQEGKTLTAVNLAISLAMEVNYTVLLVDANLRHPSVHKLFGLEPEYGLSDYLTGAVPIEQILLHPADIGRFVILPGGKPLINSAEMLNSPKMTQLVEEFKTRYPSRIVIFDLAPLLSAADALAFAPYVDAALLVVEEGATQDEELDRAAALLKDTQLIGTVLNKAQRAMDEEDAPHKSWLRRLFAGST